A genomic window from Anoplolepis gracilipes chromosome 6, ASM4749672v1, whole genome shotgun sequence includes:
- the Ets98b gene encoding uncharacterized protein Ets98b isoform X2 produces the protein MVYGGGFDMVETMPQTVPTAAGYSPSFDYSTFQFDLSLLPEDYSPAGNQLGLKSSQIKQEAHSPRPGSPTIYQSSPYQNGELPLSPNYSHEGSSPGYPTSPYYVPRSPQSAHFYPTSPEPSAKQPIKREKSLDLLAILQESRLLAESLGYREDSTDCTVPCTPPRSEEDIYNSLDADFLPKKEDTGVQGHPSSLLKEILFKEEPRSVSSSNGSPSSSSSSTSSTSTSPSPSCEFESSGSALRELLFKGAARKENLAEMSDKLSQLKVERAREELTNPLQKEEELFKDGQKSDHQLLREVLRDTSFQRKYNLRPVDLGGVGTGYVEDMEAGECVGDLAREQLEPVLSLAIQQLQKDFDNTCVALGIHPEPRRWSAADVAAWVQWARRQLQLPLVPLESFNVDGATLATLTEEEFCQRAPQCGSMLHAQLEIWKAAVEESPRNTLAASWSPAGVVQSPSSAVASPIGNTTTTSSLKESPCAVDFSDDEDEDCTSGQGAGGSVAGGGKMRNGGSHIHLWQFLKELLQSPGVHGSCIRWLDRGKGVFKIEDSVRVARLWGKRKNRPAMNYDKLSRSIRQYYKKGIMKKTERSQRLVYQFCHPYCL, from the exons ATGCCGCAAACGGTGCCCACCGCGGCCGGCTACTCGCCGTCGTTCGACTACAGCACTTTTCAGTTCGATCTGTCCCTCTTGCCGGAAGATTACAGCCCGGCCGGCAATCAGCTCGGTCTGAAGAGCTCGCAGATCAAGCAGGAGGCGCACTCGCCGCGTCCGGGATCGCCCACCATCTACCAGAGTTCGCCGTATCAGAACGGCGAGCTACCGTTGTCGCCAAACTACTCGCACGAGGGATCCTCGCCGGGATACCCGACGAGCCCGTACTACGTACCCAGGAGCCCCCAGAGTGCTCACTTTTATCCCACCAGCCCGGAACCGTCGGCCAAGCAACCGatcaagagagaaaaaagtctTGATCTTTTGGCTATTCTTCAGGAATCTAG ACTCTTAGCCGAGAGTCTGGGTTACCGCGAGGACTCGACCGATTGCACGGTACCCTGCACCCCACCGCGTAGCGAGGAGGACATTTACAACAGCCTGGATGCGGATTTTCTGCCGAAGAAGGAGGACACTGGCGTGCAGGGGCATCCTTCTTCGTTGCTCAAGGAGATTCTTTTCAAGGAGGAGCCGCGTTCCGTCTCCAGCAGCAACGGCTCACCCtcgtcctcttcttcttccacCTCCTCCACCTCGACTTCGCCCAGCCCTTCGTGCGAGTTCGAGAGCAGCGGCTCGGCGTTGCGCGAACTCCTCTTCAAGGGCGCCGCTCGTAAGGAAAACCTAGCGGAGATGTCCGACAAGCTGAGCCAACTCAAGGTGGAACGAGCGCGGGAGGAGTTAACGAATCCCCTGCAAAAGGAGGAGGAGCTCTTCAAGGACGGTCAAAAGAGCGATCATCAGCTGCTGCGAGAGGTGCTGAGGGATACCAGCTTCCAGAGGAAGTACAATCTGAGACCCGTCGATCTCGGTGGCGTCGGCACCGGCTACGTCGAAGACATGGAGGCCGGCGAGTGCGTGGGCGACCTCGCCCGCGAGCAGCTTGAGCCGGTCCTTAGTCTGGCCATCCAACAATTGCAGAAGGACTTTGACAACACCTGCGTGGCCCTCGGCATTCACCCAG AACCCAGACGTTGGAGTGCTGCGGACGTGGCAGCCTGGGTACAATGGGCCAGACGGCAATTACAATTGCCGCTGGTGCCGCTGGAAAGTTTCAACGTGGATGGCGCGACGCTGGCCACCCTCACAGAAGAGGAATTCTGCCAGAGAGCTCCTCAG TGCGGGAGCATGTTGCACGCGCAGTTGGAGATTTGGAAGGCAGCTGTCGAGGAGTCACCGCGGAACACTCTGGCCGCTTCCTGGAGTCCCGCGGGGGTGGTTCAATCCCCGAGCAGTGCCGTGGCATCGCCGATTGGAAATACAACGACGACGAGCAGTCTCAAGGAATCTCCCTGCGCCGTAGACTTCTCAGATG ACGAGGACGAGGATTGCACTTCCGGTCAGGGCGCGGGCGGAAGTGTCGCGGGTGGCGGCAAGATGCGTAACGGTGGCAGCCACATCCACTTGTGGCAGTTCCTGAAGGAGCTGTTGCAGAGCCCGGGTGTTCACGGTTCCTGCATACGTTGGCTGGATCGTGGCAAGGGGGTCTTCAAGATCGAGGACTCGGTGCGGGTGGCGCGGCTCTGGGGCAAGCGAAAGAACAGGCCTGCCATGAATTACGACAAGCTCAGCCGCAGTATCCGGCAGTACTACAAGAAGGGCATCATGAAGAAGACGGAGCGCAGTCAGAGACTGGTGTACCAGTTCTGCCATCCCTACTGTCTGTGA
- the Ets98b gene encoding uncharacterized protein Ets98b isoform X1: MCANDLCAILNSFPFFPQMPQTVPTAAGYSPSFDYSTFQFDLSLLPEDYSPAGNQLGLKSSQIKQEAHSPRPGSPTIYQSSPYQNGELPLSPNYSHEGSSPGYPTSPYYVPRSPQSAHFYPTSPEPSAKQPIKREKSLDLLAILQESRLLAESLGYREDSTDCTVPCTPPRSEEDIYNSLDADFLPKKEDTGVQGHPSSLLKEILFKEEPRSVSSSNGSPSSSSSSTSSTSTSPSPSCEFESSGSALRELLFKGAARKENLAEMSDKLSQLKVERAREELTNPLQKEEELFKDGQKSDHQLLREVLRDTSFQRKYNLRPVDLGGVGTGYVEDMEAGECVGDLAREQLEPVLSLAIQQLQKDFDNTCVALGIHPEPRRWSAADVAAWVQWARRQLQLPLVPLESFNVDGATLATLTEEEFCQRAPQCGSMLHAQLEIWKAAVEESPRNTLAASWSPAGVVQSPSSAVASPIGNTTTTSSLKESPCAVDFSDDEDEDCTSGQGAGGSVAGGGKMRNGGSHIHLWQFLKELLQSPGVHGSCIRWLDRGKGVFKIEDSVRVARLWGKRKNRPAMNYDKLSRSIRQYYKKGIMKKTERSQRLVYQFCHPYCL; the protein is encoded by the exons ATGTGTGCAAATGATCTGTGTGCGATCTTGAATTCCTTCCCTTTTTTTCCCCAGATGCCGCAAACGGTGCCCACCGCGGCCGGCTACTCGCCGTCGTTCGACTACAGCACTTTTCAGTTCGATCTGTCCCTCTTGCCGGAAGATTACAGCCCGGCCGGCAATCAGCTCGGTCTGAAGAGCTCGCAGATCAAGCAGGAGGCGCACTCGCCGCGTCCGGGATCGCCCACCATCTACCAGAGTTCGCCGTATCAGAACGGCGAGCTACCGTTGTCGCCAAACTACTCGCACGAGGGATCCTCGCCGGGATACCCGACGAGCCCGTACTACGTACCCAGGAGCCCCCAGAGTGCTCACTTTTATCCCACCAGCCCGGAACCGTCGGCCAAGCAACCGatcaagagagaaaaaagtctTGATCTTTTGGCTATTCTTCAGGAATCTAG ACTCTTAGCCGAGAGTCTGGGTTACCGCGAGGACTCGACCGATTGCACGGTACCCTGCACCCCACCGCGTAGCGAGGAGGACATTTACAACAGCCTGGATGCGGATTTTCTGCCGAAGAAGGAGGACACTGGCGTGCAGGGGCATCCTTCTTCGTTGCTCAAGGAGATTCTTTTCAAGGAGGAGCCGCGTTCCGTCTCCAGCAGCAACGGCTCACCCtcgtcctcttcttcttccacCTCCTCCACCTCGACTTCGCCCAGCCCTTCGTGCGAGTTCGAGAGCAGCGGCTCGGCGTTGCGCGAACTCCTCTTCAAGGGCGCCGCTCGTAAGGAAAACCTAGCGGAGATGTCCGACAAGCTGAGCCAACTCAAGGTGGAACGAGCGCGGGAGGAGTTAACGAATCCCCTGCAAAAGGAGGAGGAGCTCTTCAAGGACGGTCAAAAGAGCGATCATCAGCTGCTGCGAGAGGTGCTGAGGGATACCAGCTTCCAGAGGAAGTACAATCTGAGACCCGTCGATCTCGGTGGCGTCGGCACCGGCTACGTCGAAGACATGGAGGCCGGCGAGTGCGTGGGCGACCTCGCCCGCGAGCAGCTTGAGCCGGTCCTTAGTCTGGCCATCCAACAATTGCAGAAGGACTTTGACAACACCTGCGTGGCCCTCGGCATTCACCCAG AACCCAGACGTTGGAGTGCTGCGGACGTGGCAGCCTGGGTACAATGGGCCAGACGGCAATTACAATTGCCGCTGGTGCCGCTGGAAAGTTTCAACGTGGATGGCGCGACGCTGGCCACCCTCACAGAAGAGGAATTCTGCCAGAGAGCTCCTCAG TGCGGGAGCATGTTGCACGCGCAGTTGGAGATTTGGAAGGCAGCTGTCGAGGAGTCACCGCGGAACACTCTGGCCGCTTCCTGGAGTCCCGCGGGGGTGGTTCAATCCCCGAGCAGTGCCGTGGCATCGCCGATTGGAAATACAACGACGACGAGCAGTCTCAAGGAATCTCCCTGCGCCGTAGACTTCTCAGATG ACGAGGACGAGGATTGCACTTCCGGTCAGGGCGCGGGCGGAAGTGTCGCGGGTGGCGGCAAGATGCGTAACGGTGGCAGCCACATCCACTTGTGGCAGTTCCTGAAGGAGCTGTTGCAGAGCCCGGGTGTTCACGGTTCCTGCATACGTTGGCTGGATCGTGGCAAGGGGGTCTTCAAGATCGAGGACTCGGTGCGGGTGGCGCGGCTCTGGGGCAAGCGAAAGAACAGGCCTGCCATGAATTACGACAAGCTCAGCCGCAGTATCCGGCAGTACTACAAGAAGGGCATCATGAAGAAGACGGAGCGCAGTCAGAGACTGGTGTACCAGTTCTGCCATCCCTACTGTCTGTGA